GAGGACAGGACCCGGGCGAGGAGCTTGCGGTGGTCGAAGTACGTCCACAGGCCGAAGGCCGCGATCGTCAGGGTTGCCGTCGAGTAGTCGTAGGAGGTGCGCCAGATGGGCCCGCCCTCGATCGCGACCTCGTTGCCGTTGCCGTCGTCGTAGGTCACGACCAGGCACCGCTTCCCGACCGTCGAGTCGGCGTGATTGGTCGGCCACTCACCCGACGACAGAGGGAAGCTGCCGCGGATCGTGCCAGCGCCTGTGCAGGGTGCGGTCCAGGTCATCGCGACGAGGTCGACCTCGGTCAGGGGCCCGCCGGTGACCAGGTCGCCGTGGTAGCAGCGATACCTGGGGGAGGTCACGGTGCGATCCACTGCGCCGTCATGAGGGGTCGACGATCGGCGACTGTCAGGATCGTGTTGCCGCCGCTGCGCTCGTTGTACATCTGCATCGTCGCGAAGTCGCCCACGTTGAGACGGCGATGGACCTCCACCTGAGCTGTCTGCTGAGCAGTGCCGGTGGTGATGCCAAGCCGCACGGGGGTGCCGTTGACGGAGATCTGCGCCCCGGTCACAGTCGTGGGACTGTTCCAGCCGCCGGTGGCGCTCAGGCGATAGACGCCGGCGACCTTCGCCGTCAGGCGTCCGGGGTTGCCAGCGCTCCACATGCCGGCCGGGTCCTCGTCAACACCGGTGAATGGGACCTCGTAGGTCCCGACCGCCGTTGGTGCCGGGTCCAGCGCCAACGACCGGAACGCCGATACAACGGGGCCTGCACCGTCGTCGACCCACACGCTCGCGGGGTCGTACCGCTGGATCCCGCCCGTGTCCAAGCGGAGCACCCGGGTCCCGACCACGGGGGTGATCGTGGCGCGCTCCGCGAGAGTGCGGACAGGGATCGGCGCGCCCCTCGCGACCGTCCACCGGTGCGTCTGGGTGATGTCGGCGGCGTTCGTCGCAGCGTCCGCAGGCTGCACCAGGGACTGCGCGAGCGCCAAGGCTCCCGCGGGGATCGCCGGCACAGCAGGGACCGGGTTCGGCGAACCCTGGGTGACGCCCAGCTCGGCGATCGGGTCAGTCTCCGATCCGCCGTCGCCGGAGATCCGACGCTGCCGGATCCAGATCACGTCGATGCGGGGGTTCGACCCGGGAGGCGCTGTCGACTCCACGATGGTCGTGCCAGTCGTCGCGACGAGCACAGGCCCCTCGACGACCGCGACCAGAGCCCGGACGCTGTACGTCGGCGGTGAGGTGGCCGAGGTGCCGGACACGATCGCGACATCGGAGTCGCGGAACACCCCGAGCCGCACGTCCGCGGAGTCGCCGCTGTTCAGCGACAGGAGGCCGGAGATGTCACGGCGGACGTCGGACGCGAGCGCACCGAAGCTGGGGCCCTCAGCCGCCGGGAATCCCTGGTTCATCGACATGTGCGGTCTCCCTAGAAGTAGGTCGGGTAGACGCGGCCGGTGAGCACCGCATCAGTGGCAGCCGAAAGCGGCTCGAACAGGAACTCCCGCTGGCTGTACGGGGGGATCGTGGGGATGACCGGCATCCGCAGCCCGGTCGTCACGTCGGCTCCGTCACCGCGAGTCGCGCGCCCGGTAGCGGTGTGGATGAGGACCGACGCGCCCTCCACCAGGGATCCGGTGAAGTCGGTCGCCGACCCGGTCGTCACATCCAGGATCCGGAACCCGTCCACGGGCCCCACCACCTCGAACGTCGGCCACGCGGTCTGCGGGCCGGCGTTCTCCAGCAGGATCGACGCCGCCACCGGCGGTGCCCCGAAGTCGATCTGTCCCGACGGGTGACCGAACATCGGGAACCTGAGTCCGGCGCCCGCGGGCGGCATCGCGAAACCGGTCGACGCCGACTGCTCCGGCCCATACCGGTAGGGGTCGGGGGAGAACAGCTGCAGCCTGTACGAGAACGTCCGGTCCGAGGTCGGGATGATCGCGACCCGCGCGGCTCTACGCACGCGGGCGGACAGCAGCTCGGTGCCCGCGTGCTGCAGGGTCAGGGTGCCGTACGCGCCGCCTGCGAGGATCCGCCCGAACAGCTGCTGCTCTTCGACGGCTGTCGCGTGGTCGGGGCAGGTGACGGCGCCTTCGATGACCGGCTCCAGTCCGCGCATGTACGCCGGGGTCTCGAAGGTGCCGTGCCGTTCGGGGCGGCCCGGGCTGGTGGTCTCGAGGCTCGCGCCCTCGTCCCACCCGGACACGGCCGTGACCTTGCGGATGACACCGGAGTCGAGCTTGGTGCGTAGCTCGAAGTCCTCGACGGTCGCGTGCAGGCACTCGGTCATGACGACATCGCCCACAGGACGCTCTGGCCGACCTTGTTCCCGAGCTCGTGGGGGTCCTGGCCGGGCATCGTGGTGACGTCAACCTGCACGGTGTTCCCTCCTGCGACAGTCGGAGCCGGGGGCATCGGGGTGCCGGTGGCTGCTGTGGCGGTGGGGCGTGGGGCGTAGGCCGCGGCGGCCGACTGGAAGGACTGGTCCCAGGCGTTGCTGTTGTCGCCCATGCCGAGGCGCTTGCCGGTCTCGACCCAGATCTCGCGCGATCGGGCCCACTTCGCCGGCGACAGGGGGATGTACGCCTCGCCGCCGGTCTCCGGCTCAGCCCAGTGGCGGTTGGCGCCAGCGGGGGCGATCTGCGCGACGTGGTTCTCGCGCATGCCGCCGTTGGCGTAGAACTCGTCCTTCGCGAAGTCGAGCACTCCACCGTTCGACTCCCGGATACCTGTCGCAGCGGACACCGCGAGACCCATGAGCCCGGTGCGGCTAGCGTTCGCGATGTCCGCCTTGATCGAACCCAGGACGAAGTTCCAGTTGTTCGCCTTCGTGAGGTTGGCCGTCGTCTCAACGGAGCGCGGGATCTGCCCCAGCTGGTCAGCCAAGGCGGCCGCCTCATCAGCGGTGTAGCCCATCTGAATCGCGGTGTTGATGAACGATTCGCGCTGTGTTGCAAGGGCCGAATCGAGCTCGGCCGATGACGCCCCCGCGTCGTCCATCGCCTGCACATTCGCCAGGTTTGCCCCAGCCAGGTCGTTGAGCGCACTGACTGCGTTGCGCGACGACTCTGCGTTGAGATCGACAGCACCTGACTGTTCGCGGACGACCTGCGCGCCATCAGAGATGGCCTCGTTGGCCGCGAGCTGAGCCTCGACTGCAGCGATCTCGGCGTTGCTGGCGGCCAGCGCAGCATCTGCGGCGGCGATCCACGCGTCGACCTGCTCCTCCAGTGACTGGGTGACAGCCCGTGCGCTCTCACTAGTGGTCCGAGACTGGTTGTCCACGTCCTTGAGCGCCGCGGTGTAGCCAGGGAGGACTTCCTCGATCCGCTCCGCGGAGAAGCCCTGCTCCCGCATCCGCTCAGCGATGAGGTCGAAGCCAGCAGCGGCCTGACCGAGGTTGCCCGACCCGACCATCCCGGCCAGCGCCTCATCGACCCGCTCGAACGACTGCCTCGCGAGGTCGGCCTTGTCGTCGTACAGGAACAGGTTCGACGCCTTGGCGATCCAGTCACCGGCGCTGCGGTCAAGGCTCTGGATCGCATCGTCGAGACCACGGATCTCGTCACCGGTGCCAGCGAGCGGGTTGCCGAACGCCTCGCTCTTGAACAGCTCCTCGAGCGACTGGCCGGCGATGCTGGAGCCATCAGCGATGTCCAGCAGAGCGGACTCGAAGTCTTCGAGTCCTGCGATCGCCGAGTCGGGGATGATCGAATCGGCAATCTGCCAGGCTGCGAACGCCGCCCCGGCGACACCGGCAGCCTTGCCGACTCGGCCGAGGATGCCGACCGCACGCTGACCCGAGGGTCCCAGCTCCTTCAGCGCCTCGCGGGTCTCGATGATCCGCGGCAGCATCAGGATGAAACCACCCGCTGCAAGCGAGCCGACACCGGCGAGCCCGGTGAGCACAGCTACGGTCCCCTGTACGGGGCCCGGCAGGTCCTGGAAGGCGCGCATCAGGTCGGCAGACTCGTTGAGCAGGCCGGTGAAGATGCCTCCGCCCTCGGTGCCGACGAACGGCTCAGCGAGCGCGGACGACAGGTCGCGCCACGCTGCCTTGACCCGGTCCATGGCGCCGGCGAAGGTGTTCTTCACGTTGTCCGCAGCTCCGTCGAACCGCTCGGACATGCCGGCGGCCAGGGCGTCGAGCGCAGCTGTCGCGTCGAGGGCGCCAGAGGAGATGTCGTCGCGGATCTGCGCGCCGGTCTTGCCCATCTGGGAACCGATGAGCTCGGCCGCGTTGACGCCGCGGTTGCCGAACTCGTTCAGGTCTTCAGCTGTCACCTTGGACGAGGACTGGATCTTCGACATCGTCGCGACGATCCCGGCGATGTCGTCGTTCGAGCCGCCGGCCGCGGCCACGGCGTTCTGGATCGCATCGAGGTAGGGGACGACCTTGCGCGCTTCGATGCCGAAAGCCAGCATCTGCTGCTGCGCGGTGATGAACGTCGACTTCGCGAACGGCGACGTGCGGGCGAAATCGTCGAGCCGGTCCATCTGATCGGCGGCGGCCGACGACGACCCCAGGAGAGAGGTCAGCGCGGCCCGGGAGGTCTGCTGCAGCGTGTTGTACGCGATGCCGGTCTTGAGCGCCGCAATGCCGAGTCCGGTGATCGCAGTGCCGGCCGCGACCAGGCCGACACCGGCGCGCTGCCACGCGACCTGGTTGTCCTCGACCGACGCCGTCAGCCGGCCCATAGCGGTCGAGGAACGATCCGCGGCGTCCTCGACCCGGCCCTCGGCCTGGGCGACGCCGAGAGCAGCAGCCGCGGAGTCCTGACGGGCCTTGGAGACCCTCTGCTCCGCTGAGACCAGTTGTGACGTCGACGCAGTGCCCTTGGCGCGGATCTCCTCGAGGCGCAGCTCGGCCAGGCGCAGCGAGGCGGCGGCTTCGGCCTGACGCTTCTGCGCCTTCTCGAGCATCTCTGCGGCGCGCTGGCCGGCCTTGCCGAGGTTCTCCGCGGCCTTCCCGGCGCGCTCCATGTCGCGCTCGTACTGGCCGATCTCGGCGCGGAGCCTGACGGAGACGTCGCGTTCGGTCACGGTCCGTCTCCCGTCTGTAGTTGAATGGCTTGGATGAGGACCTCAGTTGCGGCCGTTATCGCTCTTCTCGCGCTGTCCGCGTGCGGCAGCGAGAGCGATGAGGAGCCTCAGGAGAGCGCTTCGGATCGCAAGAAGACGGATGCCATCGCGGCATGCCAGAACGCTGTGCTCGACAGGTTGAAGGCGCCCTCGACTGCGGACTTCGTCTCTTCGAGCGCTGTTGGTGCCTTCGTGGTCAAGGTGAAGGGCGAAGTTGACGCTCAGAACCCCATGGGAGCGATGGTTCGCAGCAGCTACGAGTGCGATGTGCTCTTCGACTCGGAGAACAATGTCCGACCCGACGACATCACCGTCAACGTCGTGCAGCGCTAGGAGCGCTTGACGTACGCCGGATCCGGCACCACCCGGAACCTCACCCCCGGCTCAGGCGGAGACTGCTTCGCCTCCAACTCCTTCGCCCGACACCCCGCACACACCACCGGCTGCACCAGATACCAGCCCTCACGGTCCGGGTCCTGCGCCTGTGCGGCGTCATTCCCGCACCCGTCACACAGCGACCGCTCGTACAGCAGCAACGACTTCGACAGCTCCCGATCCCGCTCACTCCACGGCCCCGCAGCCTCCGCATGCCCCAAGAACACCGTCGGCCGCTCACCCCACGCCCTGGCAGCCTGCAGGGCCACGATCAGGTCGGGTCGTCCTCCGAGGTGCTCGGCGAGAAAGGGGCCGGAATCACCGGCTCCTCACTGGTCGCCTGCTGGGCGGCGTTCAACAGACCCGTGAACTGCTTCTCACCGATCTGCGCCCGCAACGCCCGCAGCTGCGCGATCGTGACCACCGGGACATCGCCGTCGGCGGTCCGGGTGGCGCCGCTGCCGATCGTCACCGACACCACGACCCGGCGGATCAGCCGCAGGTTCAGCTCGTCCAGGTACGCCGCGATCTCCTCGCGGTAGGCCGGCACCTTCGCCTCGTACGCGGCCAACGCCTTGGCGTACTTCCGGACCGCCACCGTGTGGGACTTCTTCTGCGCCTCGGTCGGCTTCTCCGGCAGCACCGGCTCGACCGGCTTCTCCATCTTCTCCGGCTCCACCAACGGGGCCAGGTCCTCCGACTCGTCGCCGGCGCGCACCGCATCCCAGTCGGCGTCCGACACTGCCCGGACGACCCACGTGGACTTCGACTCCATCCACTCGTCGTAGACCGCCTGCAGGTCCTTGCGGATCCGGGACGCCTCGGACCCGCCCATCGACTCACCCGGCGACTCAACCGCCGTGGCGATCGCGAGGTCACGCTCGAGCTGCTGGTAGGTGGCGTACAGGCCCGCCTTGCCGTAGATCACGACGGACCGCTTCGACACGGTCGCGCCGGCGATCCAGTCGTCGAACGACGACGCGAACTCGTCACGGATGCTGGGGGTGGTGGTCATGCGGGTTCCTTCCACGGGGTCACGGGATCACGGGAGTTCCCTGCCCGGCGCGCTCCCGTGTGGCGCGCCGGGCAGAGTCAGGGGGGCTCAGGCGCCGGCGACCAGGAGCTTGTCCAGGACGGCGCGCTGCACGCCCAGGGGGATCACCCGGCGGATGAACCCGGTGCGCTCCGACGGGGCCTGCGGGTTGTCGGTGAGGACCTCGAAGTACGAGTAGCCCTGGCCGACCGCGCCGGCGGCGTCGTGCTCGGGGCCCTCCCGCTCGACGATATGCAGCAGGGTGCCCTTGAGCTTCGTGGCGTCCCAGGCGACGTCGTTGGTCTCGTCGGCGAGGCCGTCGCCGTCGAGGTACCGGAACACGGTCATCATGCCCTCGTAGTTCGAGCGGCCGTAGACGGTCGCGTTGCCGCCCTCGCACATCTCGGACTGGTTGACGGTGTCCGAGCCGACCGGGGTCAGCCGGTACTCGCCGGCCATGATCCGGCACTCGAGGCGCAGGCCGGCGTCGAACTCGGCATCGGTGATCGCTGCGGGGTCGGCGGGCGGACCGTCGAGGACGACGACGGCGATCCGCTCGTCAGAGAGCTGCTTCGGCATGTCTGTTCACTCCTTGTCGCCGGCGGCCGGCGTGTCGGTGTTGGTGGTGCGGCTGGTGCCGCGGCCGGGCCGCTTCGGCTCGGTGATCTGGGCGCCCTCGGCCGGCTGGGCCGGTTCGGTGACCGTCTTGTTCTTCGACGGGATGCGGGCGATGCGCTTGCCCAGGACGGGGTGGTCGATGTGGTGCTCGGGCACCAGGTACGGGAGCTTCTTCCCGGTCTTGGTGTCGTAGGCGTCGACGAATGCCATGGCGTCCTCCTGGACGGTGAAGGGGTGGTGGTTGGTGGATCAGGTGGAGACGGTGAACTCGAACCAGAGCGTCAGGAACAGGCGGCCCGGGGTCTCGCCGCGCTCGACCGTCGCTGTGCCGGCGGTGAACCCGAGCGGGAACTTCAACGTCGACACGGACACGTCGAGCCCTTCGGGGGCGGCGGGTCGCCAGCGCTGCAGCAGGTCCTGCACGTCGTCGACGAGCGGCATCAGCTTGTGGCGCCAGCCTGCGACGCACTTGACCATCGGCCGGAGCACCAGGGAGTCGTCGCAGTCCGCGAGGGTGAGCATCGTGGACGGGCCGCCACCGGACGGCTGGTAGACGGCGTACGGCTTGACCACACCGGGCGCGTTCGGCTCTGACGGCGGCGTCACGGGGACGATCACGTCGAACACCT
The Aeromicrobium marinum DSM 15272 genome window above contains:
- a CDS encoding tape measure protein produces the protein MTERDVSVRLRAEIGQYERDMERAGKAAENLGKAGQRAAEMLEKAQKRQAEAAASLRLAELRLEEIRAKGTASTSQLVSAEQRVSKARQDSAAAALGVAQAEGRVEDAADRSSTAMGRLTASVEDNQVAWQRAGVGLVAAGTAITGLGIAALKTGIAYNTLQQTSRAALTSLLGSSSAAADQMDRLDDFARTSPFAKSTFITAQQQMLAFGIEARKVVPYLDAIQNAVAAAGGSNDDIAGIVATMSKIQSSSKVTAEDLNEFGNRGVNAAELIGSQMGKTGAQIRDDISSGALDATAALDALAAGMSERFDGAADNVKNTFAGAMDRVKAAWRDLSSALAEPFVGTEGGGIFTGLLNESADLMRAFQDLPGPVQGTVAVLTGLAGVGSLAAGGFILMLPRIIETREALKELGPSGQRAVGILGRVGKAAGVAGAAFAAWQIADSIIPDSAIAGLEDFESALLDIADGSSIAGQSLEELFKSEAFGNPLAGTGDEIRGLDDAIQSLDRSAGDWIAKASNLFLYDDKADLARQSFERVDEALAGMVGSGNLGQAAAGFDLIAERMREQGFSAERIEEVLPGYTAALKDVDNQSRTTSESARAVTQSLEEQVDAWIAAADAALAASNAEIAAVEAQLAANEAISDGAQVVREQSGAVDLNAESSRNAVSALNDLAGANLANVQAMDDAGASSAELDSALATQRESFINTAIQMGYTADEAAALADQLGQIPRSVETTANLTKANNWNFVLGSIKADIANASRTGLMGLAVSAATGIRESNGGVLDFAKDEFYANGGMRENHVAQIAPAGANRHWAEPETGGEAYIPLSPAKWARSREIWVETGKRLGMGDNSNAWDQSFQSAAAAYAPRPTATAATGTPMPPAPTVAGGNTVQVDVTTMPGQDPHELGNKVGQSVLWAMSS